From Lolium perenne isolate Kyuss_39 chromosome 5, Kyuss_2.0, whole genome shotgun sequence, a single genomic window includes:
- the LOC127298032 gene encoding uncharacterized protein — protein MALSTSSLTETLFQMEQMNDASEVLEAILRCVHDSYTNVVDCHAKSHENNLGGSWDCAKSDCIAHNIFGADVYTRINCSNCRLGSRQLKRTLFLHHINTGSLQRAMRMCPDNTFDDLLKTVIMDGHITCDPDVGGCGKSNHINHTLSCSPHVFTVVLEWRTGNGSVSDTLLSDILAAIGTEIDISVIYPGTSPRSKHSLVSVACFYNQRYICFAVDSGQWVLYDDQTAKVVGDWIQVLMMCEEKEMQPLVLFFEGAN, from the exons ATGGCTTTGAGCACCTCGTCTCTTACCGAGACACTCTTTCAGATG GAACAAATGAATGATGCATCTGAGGTATTGGAGGCAATATTAAGATGTGTGCATGATTCATACACTAATGTTGTTGACTGTCATGCCAAATCTCATGAAAATAATCTTGGTGGATCATGGGACTGTGCAAAGAGCGATTGCATAGCACACAATATATTCGGAGCGGACGTCTATACAAGGATAAACTGTTCCAATTGCAGGTTGGGATCAAGACAACTTAAACGCACATTATTTCTCCACCATATCAATACTGGTTCACTTCAGCGTGCAATG AGGATGTGCCCAGACAATACATTTGATGATCTATTGAAGACTGTGATAATGGATGGTCACATAACTTGTGATCCTGATGTTGGTGGATGTGGAAAATCAAATCATATAAACCACACTCTTTCTTGTTCCCCTCATGTTTTTACAGTTG TTCTGGAATGGCGCACTGGAAACGGGAGTGTGAGTGACACACTACTATCTGATATTTTGGCTGCTATTGGGACCGAAATAGACATAAGTGTTATCTACCCTGGTACAAGTCCACGAAGCAAACACTCCCTCGTGTCAGTG GCTTGCTTCTACAACCAGCGCTATATCTGTTTTGCTGTCGACAGCGGGCAGTGGGTCCTGTATGATGACCAGACTGCTAAG GTTGTTGGTGATTGGATTCAGGTGCTCATGATGTGCGAGGAAAAGGAAATGCAGCCTCTTGTTCTTTTCTTTGAAGGTGCAAATTGA